CTCGGTTTGCCCCGCCACAGAATCACCATGCGGACGATGACGAGGTAGAGGAATAGCACCGTGAGGGCACTGGCCACGGGCGAAATCAGATTCACTCTGAAGGCGATGTCCTTGGCAAAGGGGATCATCGAAAAGAGGCGCCCGAGAAGGATGTAGAGCGGCGCACCAGGGGGATGCGGCACCCCCAAGATGTACGAACAGGCGATGAACTCTCCACAGTCCCAGAACGAGACCGTAGGGGCGATGGTACGGAGATAGGTGAGAAAGGCAATCAAGGTAACTGCACCGCCCACCAGAGCGTTTAGCTTGCGATGATTGTCCATCAACGTGTCCTCCACCGAGTCAGCGTTTCAACTCCTCAGAGATAATCTCCAAGACTCGCGCCGCAGACTTCTCCCAACTAAACTCCGCTGCCCAGCGCTGGCCGCCCTCTCCTAATCGCGTACGCAGTGGGCGGTTTTGCAGCACCAGGCACAACTTTTGCGCCAAGATGTCAGCCCTGTCCCAGGGATAAAGGAGTCCCGTGCGTCCATCCACCACGGCGTCACGCAAACCAGGCGAATCGGCGGCGACCACTGGTACACCGCACGCACTGGCCTCCAACACTGTGATGCCCCATCCCTCCTTCGCAGAGGGATTCACCATCACCCACATGCTGTTCAGGAGCTCGGCCTTCCGCTCTTCGCTCACTGCCCCGGTGAAAGTAACCCGGTCTGCAATGCGGAGCTCTTCAGCGAGTCTCTGCAGCTCAGGGCGGGCATCCCCTTCGCCCACAATCAGCAGACGCGCCTCAGGCATTCTTTCAAGAACCAGACCGAACGCCACCAACAGCCTGTCGATGCATTTGTAGCGCTTGACCCGGCCAAAGTAGGCGACTGTGGGCTCTGCCGCCCTGAGTTCCGGCCTCGGCCGGCACAGCGAGCGATTCACGGCATTGTAGGCGATATCCTCAGGGCTACAACGCAGCCCAAGCGCCGCCAGTTCCCGTTGCGTGCTCTTGGAGACGGCAATAAAGCGCGTATGGCGATAAAGGCGCGGAATCAGCCTCTCGTGAGCCTCAACATACCGGGCGCGCAGTGGGCCAGTCTCCAATCGTATGGTCGGCCCGAACAGATGGTGCACAATCGCAACCACGGGTTGCCGCGCGTAGAGCGGGGTGTAGAACGGCACTTTGTTGATGTCTTCCAAGACCACGTCGA
Above is a window of Calditrichota bacterium DNA encoding:
- a CDS encoding glycosyltransferase family 4 protein, with amino-acid sequence MSLRILLINWQDIRHPLGGGAEVHAHEILKRLVAAGHEVTQLSCTFRGCAPEEVVDGIRIVRRGPRPVFNYFVPALYAALCRSHTFDVVLEDINKVPFYTPLYARQPVVAIVHHLFGPTIRLETGPLRARYVEAHERLIPRLYRHTRFIAVSKSTQRELAALGLRCSPEDIAYNAVNRSLCRPRPELRAAEPTVAYFGRVKRYKCIDRLLVAFGLVLERMPEARLLIVGEGDARPELQRLAEELRIADRVTFTGAVSEERKAELLNSMWVMVNPSAKEGWGITVLEASACGVPVVAADSPGLRDAVVDGRTGLLYPWDRADILAQKLCLVLQNRPLRTRLGEGGQRWAAEFSWEKSAARVLEIISEELKR
- a CDS encoding DUF2723 domain-containing protein, whose amino-acid sequence is MDNHRKLNALVGGAVTLIAFLTYLRTIAPTVSFWDCGEFIACSYILGVPHPPGAPLYILLGRLFSMIPFAKDIAFRVNLISPVASALTVLFLYLVIVRMVILWRGKP